The Pseudosulfitobacter pseudonitzschiae genome includes a region encoding these proteins:
- the dxs gene encoding 1-deoxy-D-xylulose-5-phosphate synthase: MTDRPDTPLLDTIRRPADMKHLSDAQLHQLAGELRDETVAAVSVTGGHLGAGLGVVELTVALHAVFDTPRDKIVWDVGHQCYPHKILTERRDRIRTLRQKDGLSGFTKRSESPYDPFGAAHSSTSISAALGFAVARDLGGVTPEGLGDAIAVIGDGSMSAGMAYEAMNNAGDLGKRLIVILNDNEMSIAPPVGAMSSYLSRLYAEEPFQDLKAAAKGAVSLLPPPFREGARRAKDILKGMAVGGTLFEQLGFSYLGPIDGHDMDQLLPVLRTVKARATGPILIHVLTKKGKGYAPAEESADRGHARAKFDVVTGEQKKAPSNAPSYTSVFAQHLLKEAAADNKICAVTAAMPDGTGLNLFAERYPSRCFDVGIAEQHGVTFSAALAAGGMKPFCALYSTFLQRGYDQVVHDVAIQRLPVRFAVDRAGLVGADGATHAGAFDIAFLANLPGFVVMAAADEAELAHMVATAAAYDDGPIAFRFPRGEGTGVEMPERGTPLEIGKGRIIRNGGRVAILSFGTRLSEVEAACESLAAKGITPTVADARFAKPLDRDMILQLAADHEALITIEEGAVGGFGSHVAQLLSDEGVFDAGLKFRSMVLPDTFIDQSSPADMYATAQLSAKDIEAKVLSVLGVSQIGAERA, from the coding sequence ATGACGGACCGCCCCGACACCCCTTTGCTGGATACGATCCGGCGCCCCGCTGACATGAAACACCTCAGCGATGCCCAGCTGCATCAGCTGGCTGGTGAACTGCGCGACGAAACCGTGGCTGCGGTGTCGGTCACCGGCGGACATCTGGGCGCAGGTCTGGGTGTGGTTGAATTGACCGTGGCCCTGCACGCTGTTTTCGACACGCCGCGCGACAAGATCGTGTGGGACGTGGGGCACCAGTGCTATCCACACAAAATCCTGACCGAACGCCGCGACCGTATCCGCACGCTGCGCCAAAAGGACGGCCTGTCGGGTTTCACCAAACGCAGCGAATCCCCATATGATCCATTTGGTGCGGCCCATTCCAGCACCTCGATCAGTGCCGCGCTCGGCTTTGCCGTGGCGCGTGATCTGGGTGGCGTGACACCCGAAGGGCTGGGCGACGCGATTGCCGTGATCGGTGACGGCAGCATGAGCGCTGGCATGGCCTATGAGGCCATGAACAACGCGGGTGATCTGGGCAAACGTCTGATTGTCATCCTGAACGACAACGAAATGTCCATTGCCCCGCCTGTGGGCGCGATGTCGTCCTATCTGTCCCGTCTGTACGCCGAAGAACCGTTTCAGGATCTCAAGGCCGCCGCCAAAGGGGCTGTCAGCCTGCTGCCGCCGCCCTTTCGTGAAGGTGCGCGTCGGGCCAAGGATATCCTCAAGGGCATGGCCGTGGGCGGCACCCTGTTTGAACAGCTTGGGTTTTCCTATCTCGGGCCGATCGACGGGCACGACATGGACCAGTTGCTGCCCGTTCTGCGCACGGTCAAGGCGCGGGCGACTGGCCCGATCCTGATCCACGTACTGACAAAAAAGGGCAAAGGTTACGCGCCCGCAGAAGAATCCGCCGACAGAGGCCACGCCCGCGCCAAATTCGACGTGGTCACTGGCGAGCAGAAAAAAGCACCCAGCAACGCACCCAGCTACACCAGCGTCTTTGCCCAGCACCTGCTGAAGGAAGCCGCCGCCGATAACAAGATCTGCGCGGTGACAGCGGCGATGCCCGATGGAACCGGGCTGAACCTGTTTGCCGAACGCTATCCCAGCCGTTGCTTTGATGTCGGGATTGCCGAGCAGCATGGCGTGACCTTTTCGGCGGCGCTGGCTGCGGGCGGGATGAAGCCGTTCTGCGCGCTTTACTCGACTTTCCTGCAACGCGGTTACGATCAGGTTGTGCATGACGTAGCGATCCAGCGTCTGCCGGTGCGCTTTGCCGTCGACCGTGCCGGTTTGGTCGGAGCCGACGGTGCCACCCATGCGGGGGCGTTCGACATTGCGTTTCTGGCCAACCTGCCCGGTTTCGTGGTGATGGCCGCCGCGGATGAGGCCGAGCTGGCCCATATGGTTGCCACCGCCGCAGCGTATGACGATGGACCCATCGCGTTCCGTTTTCCACGCGGCGAAGGCACCGGCGTCGAGATGCCCGAACGTGGCACCCCGCTGGAAATCGGCAAAGGCCGTATAATCCGCAATGGCGGTCGCGTGGCGATCCTGTCTTTTGGCACACGTCTGAGCGAGGTCGAAGCCGCCTGTGAAAGTCTGGCCGCCAAGGGGATCACCCCCACCGTGGCCGACGCCCGCTTTGCCAAACCACTGGATCGCGACATGATCCTGCAACTGGCCGCGGACCACGAGGCGCTGATCACCATCGAAGAGGGCGCCGTGGGCGGCTTTGGCAGCCATGTGGCACAGCTTTTGTCAGATGAAGGTGTGTTCGATGCGGGCCTGAAGTTCCGGTCGATGGTTCTGCCCGATACCTTTATCGACCAGTCCAGCCCCGCCGATATGTATGCCACCGCTCAGCTGAGCGCCAAGGACATCGAGGCCAAAGTGCTGAGCGTTCTGGGCGTGTCACAGATCGGCGCCGAACGGGCGTGA
- a CDS encoding response regulator → MSDFDAHLLVVDDDERIRTLLQKFLIRNGFLVTAARDAQHARRILTGLDFDMIILDVMMPGEDGLSLCRSLRETKTTPILLLTARGETDARIEGFEAGADDYLPKPFEPKELLLRINAVLRRMPDTPAEDSMPKILHLGDIRYDLERGEMWQGQDIVRLTGTEMLLMKIFSAQPGNPISRAKLVEELGRDRGQAQERAVDVQITRLRRKIESDPKQPRYLQTVRGAGYMLAPD, encoded by the coding sequence ATGAGCGATTTTGACGCCCACCTGCTGGTCGTAGATGACGACGAACGCATCCGCACACTGTTGCAGAAATTCCTGATCCGGAACGGCTTTCTGGTGACCGCCGCCCGCGACGCCCAGCACGCACGGCGCATCCTGACGGGGCTGGACTTCGACATGATCATTCTTGATGTGATGATGCCCGGTGAAGACGGTCTTAGCCTGTGCCGGTCATTGCGCGAAACCAAAACCACGCCAATCCTGCTGCTGACTGCGCGCGGTGAAACAGATGCCCGCATCGAAGGATTTGAAGCCGGTGCCGACGATTACCTGCCCAAACCGTTCGAGCCAAAAGAACTGCTGCTGCGCATCAATGCCGTACTGCGGCGTATGCCCGACACCCCAGCCGAAGACAGCATGCCCAAAATCCTGCATCTGGGCGACATCCGCTATGACCTTGAACGCGGCGAGATGTGGCAGGGTCAGGACATTGTGCGTCTGACCGGCACCGAAATGCTGTTGATGAAGATATTTTCTGCACAACCCGGCAACCCGATCAGCCGCGCCAAACTGGTCGAGGAACTGGGTCGCGACCGTGGCCAGGCACAAGAACGCGCGGTTGATGTACAAATCACCCGTCTGCGTCGCAAAATCGAAAGTGACCCCAAACAACCCCGTTACCTGCAAACAGTGCGCGGCGCAGGCTATATGCTGGCACCGGACTAA
- a CDS encoding exodeoxyribonuclease VII small subunit, with product MTETPVNEMSFEQAMAELEQVLGQLERGDVALDESITLYERGAALKARCEAKLKEAEEKVAAITLDSDGNPTGTAPVDIQ from the coding sequence ATGACCGAGACACCCGTGAACGAGATGAGCTTTGAGCAAGCGATGGCCGAACTGGAACAGGTTCTGGGCCAGCTTGAACGCGGCGATGTGGCACTGGACGAGTCGATTACGCTTTATGAACGCGGGGCAGCTCTGAAAGCGCGCTGCGAGGCCAAGCTGAAAGAAGCCGAGGAAAAAGTCGCCGCCATCACGCTGGACAGCGACGGCAACCCCACCGGCACTGCGCCCGTCGACATTCAGTAG
- a CDS encoding MarR family winged helix-turn-helix transcriptional regulator, producing the protein MRDTGMGAGLGGESLLFLTDEQLRQGIEAMFFAYRGFTADPDRILADMAYGRAHHRAVHFINRAPGTTVNNLLNILGVTKQSLNRVLRTLIADGLVESRVGQNDKRERHLYLTEAGRALEQQLSDAQRARMRAAFREAGPDAVGGFRRVLEAMMDPEMRRAYARLKENGA; encoded by the coding sequence ATGCGTGACACTGGCATGGGTGCGGGACTGGGGGGCGAAAGCCTGCTGTTCCTGACAGACGAGCAACTGCGACAGGGTATCGAGGCAATGTTCTTTGCCTATCGCGGGTTTACGGCCGATCCCGACCGCATTCTGGCAGACATGGCTTATGGCCGTGCGCACCACCGAGCGGTGCACTTTATCAACCGCGCACCGGGCACCACGGTGAACAATCTGCTGAACATTCTGGGTGTGACCAAACAGTCGCTGAACCGCGTGCTGCGCACCCTGATTGCAGACGGGCTGGTCGAAAGCCGGGTGGGCCAGAACGACAAACGCGAACGCCACCTGTATCTGACAGAGGCGGGTCGTGCGCTGGAACAGCAACTGTCCGACGCCCAACGCGCCCGTATGCGCGCAGCTTTTCGCGAAGCCGGGCCAGACGCCGTCGGAGGGTTCCGCCGCGTGCTTGAAGCGATGATGGACCCCGAAATGCGGCGCGCTTATGCCCGCCTGAAGGAAAACGGCGCATGA
- a CDS encoding polyprenyl synthetase family protein translates to MFSARLAQAATQIQSQFDTVLGGLDDVPVTHAMAHATKGGKRLRGFLVLESARLHGLDPAAALWPATGIEAMHAYSLVHDDLPCMDDDDLRRGQPTVHVKWNEATAMLAGDALHALSFELVTHSDVGPARADLAHTLALAAGQRGMVLGQALDIAAETADTPLTLDQIEYLQRGKTGALIEWSACAGARMAGDDTAPLRHYAQAMGLAFQIADDVLDVTGDANTVGKATRKDADAGKATFVSLLGLDGAKQRAADLVQSACDALDVYGPDADVLRETAAFVIRREK, encoded by the coding sequence ATGTTTTCCGCCCGGCTGGCACAGGCCGCAACGCAGATCCAATCGCAGTTCGACACCGTTTTGGGCGGTTTGGATGATGTGCCCGTAACCCACGCGATGGCCCATGCCACCAAGGGTGGCAAGCGGCTGCGCGGGTTTCTGGTGCTGGAATCGGCGCGGCTGCACGGGCTGGACCCTGCCGCCGCTCTCTGGCCCGCCACCGGCATCGAGGCGATGCACGCCTATTCGCTGGTCCACGACGATCTGCCCTGTATGGACGATGACGATCTGCGACGGGGCCAGCCCACAGTTCATGTCAAATGGAATGAGGCCACCGCCATGCTGGCCGGTGATGCGCTCCATGCGCTCAGCTTTGAATTGGTCACGCACAGCGACGTCGGCCCTGCGCGCGCCGATCTCGCGCACACACTGGCACTGGCCGCCGGGCAAAGGGGCATGGTGCTGGGGCAAGCTTTGGACATTGCCGCCGAAACTGCCGATACGCCGCTGACACTGGACCAGATCGAATACCTGCAACGCGGCAAAACAGGTGCCTTGATCGAATGGTCAGCCTGTGCCGGCGCCCGTATGGCAGGGGACGATACGGCACCCTTGCGCCATTATGCCCAAGCGATGGGGCTGGCGTTCCAGATTGCCGATGATGTTCTGGACGTGACCGGCGATGCCAATACCGTTGGCAAGGCAACGCGCAAAGACGCGGATGCTGGCAAAGCCACCTTCGTGTCTCTGCTGGGTCTCGACGGGGCGAAACAGCGCGCGGCTGATCTCGTGCAATCGGCCTGCGACGCCCTAGATGTATATGGACCGGATGCCGACGTGCTGCGCGAAACCGCCGCATTTGTCATTCGCCGCGAGAAATGA
- a CDS encoding citrate lyase subunit alpha encodes MKSWSAADHDPRRPSPHAKGGALMSVSLQDAIATSGLRSGGTLSFHHHLRNGDAVLNATLQACAALGLRDLHIAPSSVFPCHAPLVDHIRTGTVTRITTAYMSGPVAEAISGGVLAQTVTLQTHGGRARRISNGTLPIDLAVIAAPSVDDDGNIGGADGVNACGPLGYAMVDAAHARHVIAVTDEPCGPLRRVCIPAGDIQVVRVVSIGDAAYLTSGTTARAPGAEAQAIADRTLALIAASGLLQDGFAFQAGAGATSLATARQVARLMGDTGVKGAFIAGGITAAAVEMQRAGLFGKLLNVQSFDRAAVADYAVNPDHIAMSAAEYASPDHPDTVADRLDVMLLGAAEVDVNFNVNVTTTGQGRIIGGSGGHADTAAGAKLAIVTMPLRARETPRVVAQVRCLTTPGTSIDAVVTEAGVAINPERADLSERLRHSGVEVIGIEDLQSMAGPSLPTNASGRVVAKVEHRNGSILDRVRATSD; translated from the coding sequence ATGAAAAGCTGGTCCGCAGCTGACCATGATCCGCGCCGCCCCAGCCCACATGCCAAGGGCGGCGCGTTGATGTCTGTGTCTTTGCAGGATGCCATTGCCACGTCGGGTCTTAGGTCCGGCGGCACGCTGTCGTTTCACCATCACCTGCGCAACGGCGATGCCGTTTTGAACGCGACGCTTCAGGCCTGCGCGGCTCTGGGTCTGCGCGATCTGCACATTGCGCCGTCATCGGTGTTTCCATGCCATGCGCCATTGGTTGACCACATTCGCACCGGTACGGTGACGCGGATCACCACGGCCTATATGTCCGGTCCTGTGGCCGAGGCCATTTCGGGCGGGGTGCTGGCGCAGACGGTCACTTTGCAAACCCACGGTGGACGGGCACGACGGATTTCGAACGGAACATTGCCGATTGATCTGGCGGTCATCGCAGCACCATCAGTGGATGACGATGGCAATATTGGCGGCGCCGACGGGGTGAATGCCTGCGGGCCGTTGGGCTATGCGATGGTTGATGCCGCCCACGCGCGTCACGTAATTGCAGTGACGGACGAACCCTGTGGCCCCTTGCGACGGGTGTGTATTCCAGCGGGTGATATACAGGTGGTGCGGGTGGTCAGCATCGGTGATGCGGCCTATCTGACATCGGGCACCACTGCCCGTGCTCCGGGGGCCGAGGCGCAGGCAATTGCCGACAGGACACTTGCGTTGATTGCCGCGTCGGGCCTGCTGCAAGATGGGTTTGCGTTTCAGGCGGGGGCCGGTGCCACGTCACTGGCCACGGCGCGACAGGTGGCGCGACTGATGGGCGACACAGGTGTAAAGGGGGCGTTCATCGCGGGCGGCATCACAGCCGCCGCAGTCGAGATGCAGCGGGCGGGCCTGTTCGGGAAGCTGTTGAACGTGCAAAGCTTTGATCGCGCGGCAGTTGCCGACTATGCCGTAAATCCTGACCACATCGCGATGAGTGCTGCGGAATATGCCAGCCCTGACCACCCTGATACGGTGGCGGACCGTTTGGATGTGATGTTGTTGGGTGCGGCTGAGGTTGACGTGAATTTCAACGTCAATGTGACTACCACAGGTCAGGGCCGGATAATTGGCGGGTCAGGAGGCCATGCAGACACGGCTGCGGGCGCAAAGCTGGCGATTGTAACGATGCCTCTGCGCGCGCGTGAAACACCGCGCGTGGTGGCGCAGGTAAGGTGCCTGACCACTCCTGGTACAAGCATTGACGCGGTGGTGACCGAGGCGGGCGTTGCGATCAATCCGGAACGGGCCGATCTGTCAGAGCGTCTGCGCCATTCTGGCGTGGAGGTGATCGGGATCGAGGATTTGCAAAGCATGGCGGGGCCGTCGTTGCCAACGAACGCCAGCGGACGTGTGGTTGCCAAGGTCGAGCATCGCAACGGGTCCATTCTGGATCGGGTGCGGGCGACGTCGGACTAG
- a CDS encoding SDR family oxidoreductase yields the protein MNKTLLSFGHGYSARALAAVLIPQGWRVIGTTRSADKTDEIARTGVEPLIWPDGDDVMPALAVASHVLISAGPTTDGDPVLNDLQDAIEARAGDLRWLGYLSTTGVYGDHDGDWVDEDTALTPTTKRGQMRKDAEAAWRAIPDLPLHIFRLAGIYGPGRGPFEKVRQGTARRIIKQGQVFSRTHVEDIAQVLAASIAQPASGTAYNVCDDDPAPPQEVIAHAATLLGLPVPPAIPIEQADMTPMARSFYAESKRVRNDRIKEALGVRLRYPTYREGLAALLKNG from the coding sequence ATGAACAAGACATTGCTTTCCTTTGGGCACGGTTATTCGGCGCGCGCGCTGGCGGCGGTACTGATCCCGCAGGGATGGCGCGTGATTGGCACAACACGCAGCGCGGATAAGACGGACGAGATTGCCCGAACGGGCGTCGAACCGCTGATCTGGCCGGATGGTGACGATGTCATGCCCGCACTCGCCGTGGCGTCGCATGTGCTGATTTCGGCGGGGCCCACGACAGATGGTGATCCGGTGTTGAACGATTTGCAGGATGCAATCGAGGCTAGGGCGGGTGATCTGCGATGGCTTGGCTATCTGTCGACCACCGGCGTTTACGGTGACCATGACGGTGATTGGGTGGACGAGGACACAGCCCTGACCCCCACCACCAAACGCGGCCAGATGCGCAAGGACGCCGAAGCGGCATGGCGTGCAATTCCCGATTTGCCGCTACATATTTTTCGGCTGGCGGGCATCTATGGACCCGGCCGAGGTCCGTTCGAAAAAGTAAGGCAAGGCACCGCGCGGCGCATCATCAAGCAGGGTCAGGTGTTTTCGCGCACCCATGTCGAGGACATTGCGCAGGTGCTGGCTGCATCGATTGCACAGCCTGCGTCCGGCACCGCATATAACGTCTGCGATGACGATCCTGCCCCGCCGCAAGAGGTGATCGCCCATGCGGCAACGCTGTTGGGGTTGCCGGTGCCGCCTGCCATTCCGATAGAGCAGGCCGATATGACGCCGATGGCGCGCAGCTTTTACGCCGAAAGCAAACGTGTTCGGAACGATCGGATCAAAGAGGCGTTGGGTGTACGGCTGCGCTATCCTACATATCGCGAAGGACTGGCCGCCCTTTTGAAGAACGGCTGA
- a CDS encoding exopolysaccharide biosynthesis protein, which yields MSEPGDKTLTHLLDAIDHAAEGSVVSVRNILVAIGDRSIMPLVLAVSILIVSPLSGIPSVPTMSSMILLVLMGQAFGKRRHLWLPEILLRRELAAHRVKTATGWLRPPCAWLDAHSRPRLRVLTSGVLRPLTLAVCMLTAATFPFLEILPFVSSFCAGAIAMIAFGVITRDGLWVLAGYVQVAALACVAVWIWPS from the coding sequence ATGTCCGAACCCGGCGACAAGACCCTGACGCATCTTCTGGATGCGATTGACCACGCAGCCGAAGGATCGGTCGTGTCGGTGCGTAATATTCTGGTTGCTATTGGCGACCGGTCAATCATGCCATTGGTTTTGGCGGTGTCCATTCTGATCGTGTCACCATTGTCGGGTATTCCGTCGGTGCCGACGATGTCTTCGATGATTTTGCTGGTGCTGATGGGGCAGGCGTTCGGGAAACGACGGCATTTGTGGCTGCCGGAAATCCTGCTGCGGCGGGAACTGGCAGCGCATCGGGTCAAGACGGCGACAGGTTGGCTCAGGCCGCCCTGCGCGTGGCTGGACGCCCATTCACGGCCACGGCTTCGGGTGTTGACGTCGGGTGTGCTGCGCCCCTTGACGTTGGCGGTGTGTATGCTGACGGCGGCGACCTTTCCGTTTCTGGAAATTCTGCCGTTTGTATCGTCCTTCTGCGCCGGTGCCATCGCGATGATCGCCTTCGGGGTGATCACGCGCGATGGGCTGTGGGTGCTGGCAGGCTATGTTCAGGTGGCGGCGCTGGCTTGTGTCGCGGTGTGGATCTGGCCAAGTTAG
- the cobO gene encoding cob(I)yrinic acid a,c-diamide adenosyltransferase, translating into MTDDHKSRMQDLQSKQREKIAQTEDLGRGLILVHTGNGKGKSSSAFGVAIRALGWGKTVGVVQFIKGKWITGERQFFKKLPEVTWHTMGEGFTWDTQDRDRDIAAATAAYGKACDMMKSGDYDLILLDEINIALRYDYLDITTVIDGLKARDDRTSVILTGRDAKQDLMDYADLVSDMTEVKHPFKSGIKAQRGVDF; encoded by the coding sequence ATGACAGACGACCACAAATCCCGGATGCAAGACCTGCAAAGCAAACAGCGCGAAAAGATCGCCCAGACCGAAGATCTTGGACGCGGCTTGATCCTTGTGCATACCGGCAACGGCAAGGGCAAATCGTCCTCGGCCTTTGGCGTTGCCATCCGCGCGTTGGGCTGGGGCAAAACCGTCGGCGTCGTACAGTTCATCAAGGGCAAGTGGATCACCGGCGAGCGCCAGTTTTTCAAGAAGCTGCCCGAAGTGACCTGGCACACGATGGGCGAAGGTTTCACATGGGATACACAGGACCGCGATCGCGACATCGCGGCCGCCACCGCCGCCTATGGCAAAGCCTGTGATATGATGAAATCGGGCGACTATGACCTGATCCTGCTGGATGAAATCAACATTGCGCTGCGCTATGACTATCTGGACATCACCACGGTCATCGACGGGCTGAAAGCACGCGACGACCGCACCAGTGTGATCCTGACGGGTCGCGACGCCAAGCAAGACCTGATGGACTACGCCGATCTGGTCAGCGACATGACCGAAGTCAAACACCCCTTCAAATCCGGTATCAAGGCACAGCGGGGCGTTGATTTCTGA
- a CDS encoding cyclase family protein, which translates to MKIQTTLAAVAALALTATTALADAHSTCAPSKWGADDTIGSANHVSTERTLEAAKLIKQGKSVPLGITIDAKTPAFAPRSLSLQVVQPNQQGGAKLEAFGYPGNYNDDILHTWIGIGSQLDGLGHLGEEGMYYNCLDEKDISVITGLTKLGTHDVPPMVARAVIVDMAKHFGTDVMEAGQGFGSEEIKAAMEAQNVTVNPGDIVMFHTGWTQGVLEQDPTAWVSGEPGLTNEGAEYVASLDPMAVGADTWGLEAVPAVEGDGTFYGHVILLKQNGIYILETMNTGPILDDGVNEFMFVLGQARIRGTVQAMINPVALY; encoded by the coding sequence ATGAAAATTCAAACCACACTGGCCGCTGTGGCGGCACTGGCACTGACAGCAACGACCGCGCTTGCAGATGCCCATTCCACGTGTGCCCCATCCAAATGGGGCGCCGACGATACCATCGGATCAGCCAACCACGTCAGCACCGAGCGCACGCTGGAAGCCGCCAAACTGATCAAACAGGGCAAATCCGTGCCACTGGGCATCACCATCGACGCCAAAACGCCGGCCTTTGCGCCGCGCTCGCTCAGCCTGCAAGTCGTGCAGCCAAACCAGCAGGGCGGCGCAAAGCTCGAGGCCTTCGGCTATCCGGGCAACTATAACGATGACATCCTCCACACATGGATCGGCATCGGCTCGCAGTTGGATGGTCTCGGCCACCTTGGCGAGGAAGGGATGTACTACAACTGCCTCGATGAAAAAGACATCAGCGTCATTACCGGTCTGACCAAACTGGGCACCCATGATGTGCCACCGATGGTCGCACGCGCAGTGATTGTCGATATGGCCAAACACTTCGGCACCGACGTGATGGAAGCGGGCCAAGGCTTTGGCTCGGAAGAGATCAAGGCCGCGATGGAGGCGCAGAACGTCACCGTCAACCCCGGCGACATCGTGATGTTCCACACCGGCTGGACGCAGGGCGTGCTTGAACAAGACCCCACCGCTTGGGTCTCCGGCGAACCGGGCCTGACCAACGAAGGGGCAGAGTATGTCGCATCGCTTGATCCGATGGCCGTGGGCGCCGACACTTGGGGCCTTGAAGCAGTGCCCGCAGTGGAAGGTGACGGCACCTTTTACGGCCACGTTATCTTGCTAAAGCAGAACGGGATATACATCCTCGAGACGATGAACACCGGCCCGATCCTTGACGACGGCGTGAACGAATTCATGTTCGTTCTGGGACAAGCCCGCATCCGTGGCACCGTTCAGGCAATGATCAACCCCGTCGCCCTTTACTAA
- a CDS encoding branched-chain amino acid aminotransferase, with product MSGAYDDRDGKIWMDGKLVEWRDANVHILTHALHYASSVFEGERCYDGKVFKSRKHSQRLLKSGELMDMAIPYTVDEIEAAKRATLDANGLTNAYLRVVAFRGAGEDMGVAASRNPIRMAVTAWEWGNYYGDAKMKGAKLDIAKWKRPSPETIPVAAKAAGLYMICTMSKHAAEAKGCSDAMFLDYRGYVAEATGANIFFVKDGEVHTPLADSILNGLTRQTVIGMLKDRQIKVHERHIMPEELEGFEQCFLTGSAAEVTPVGEIGDFNFEVGTLTREIAEGYEKLVRS from the coding sequence ATGTCTGGCGCATATGATGATCGTGACGGCAAGATCTGGATGGATGGTAAACTGGTCGAGTGGCGCGACGCAAACGTCCATATTCTGACGCACGCTCTGCACTATGCGTCCTCGGTCTTTGAAGGCGAGCGGTGCTATGATGGCAAAGTGTTCAAAAGCCGCAAACATTCGCAGCGCCTACTGAAATCCGGCGAACTGATGGATATGGCGATCCCCTATACCGTGGACGAGATCGAAGCCGCCAAGCGGGCGACGCTGGATGCCAACGGTCTGACCAACGCATATCTGCGGGTTGTGGCGTTCCGTGGTGCGGGCGAGGACATGGGTGTCGCCGCATCGCGGAACCCGATCCGTATGGCTGTGACTGCGTGGGAATGGGGCAACTATTATGGCGACGCCAAGATGAAAGGCGCCAAGCTGGACATCGCCAAATGGAAGCGTCCCAGCCCTGAAACCATCCCCGTCGCGGCCAAGGCTGCGGGTCTCTATATGATCTGCACCATGTCCAAACATGCCGCCGAAGCCAAAGGCTGCTCGGATGCGATGTTCCTTGATTATCGCGGCTATGTGGCCGAAGCGACCGGCGCCAACATCTTTTTCGTAAAGGATGGCGAAGTACATACGCCGCTGGCGGATTCGATCCTGAACGGCCTGACACGTCAGACGGTGATCGGCATGTTGAAAGACCGTCAGATCAAGGTGCATGAACGCCACATCATGCCCGAAGAACTGGAAGGCTTTGAACAGTGCTTTCTGACCGGATCGGCTGCCGAGGTGACGCCCGTGGGCGAGATCGGCGATTTCAACTTTGAAGTTGGTACGCTGACCCGCGAGATCGCGGAAGGCTATGAAAAGCTGGTCCGCAGCTGA
- a CDS encoding class I SAM-dependent DNA methyltransferase — protein MSDDPDLNAAYALQTPEDSRQLYARWANTYDTTFASANGYVLHMQVASLFVKHGGKGSVLDVGAGTGLCGAALTAHDIKPVDATDISPEMLEVARAKGIYRKLFTGDILRGLDVKDGTYAGVTSSGTFTTGHVGPDALDEVMRVVRTGGRITLSINAQHFSAQGFAAKFASLERDIHGLTLTDVPIYSPETTGDHAKDLARVASWIKR, from the coding sequence ATGAGCGATGATCCAGACCTGAACGCCGCCTACGCCCTACAAACGCCCGAGGACTCCCGGCAGCTGTACGCCCGCTGGGCCAACACCTATGACACCACATTTGCCAGCGCCAACGGCTATGTCCTGCATATGCAGGTGGCATCGCTGTTCGTAAAACACGGCGGCAAAGGGTCGGTGTTGGACGTGGGCGCAGGCACCGGCCTGTGCGGTGCAGCGCTGACAGCGCATGATATCAAGCCGGTAGACGCCACCGACATCTCTCCCGAAATGCTCGAGGTGGCGCGGGCAAAGGGTATCTATCGCAAACTGTTCACCGGCGACATCCTGCGTGGTCTGGATGTGAAAGATGGCACCTATGCCGGCGTTACCAGCAGTGGCACATTCACCACCGGACACGTCGGTCCGGACGCATTGGACGAGGTAATGCGCGTGGTAAGAACCGGCGGGCGGATCACCCTTTCGATCAATGCGCAGCACTTCTCGGCACAAGGGTTCGCCGCTAAATTCGCCTCGTTAGAGCGTGATATTCACGGCCTGACCCTAACCGATGTGCCCATTTACAGCCCCGAAACCACAGGGGACCACGCAAAGGACCTGGCCCGTGTGGCCAGCTGGATCAAACGTTAG